A window from Actinomycetospora corticicola encodes these proteins:
- a CDS encoding YihY/virulence factor BrkB family protein, translated as MTTRRERATGLAREVGRTFPVSDVALWAAGATYFGVIGLVPLALASLWAVGRLVGGDVLTEAMEAAIGGLPQGHGTPDALRTLTAVALGMPWWKTLVVLFPASLYGEGLRRAFRQFSDVPDRLTGWRGRAGLLGVAAVAPFLVVVVLAAAPVVGPLYAEGGWSLVLGVVIAFHVVFLTVSLALVALFRFVAPGRLGWKALLIGAFATGSVLAGFLQGFVVFLAIPIEWSAPFGGLPIVGAVSALALWLFLLHILVLCGFRATVVLDQALLHRRTASDAPPHGETPPS; from the coding sequence ATGACCACCCGACGGGAGCGGGCGACGGGACTCGCGCGGGAGGTCGGGCGGACCTTCCCGGTCAGCGACGTCGCCCTGTGGGCGGCGGGCGCCACCTACTTCGGCGTGATCGGGCTGGTGCCGCTCGCGCTGGCCTCGCTCTGGGCGGTCGGCCGCCTGGTCGGCGGCGACGTGCTGACGGAGGCGATGGAGGCCGCGATCGGCGGCCTGCCGCAGGGCCACGGGACGCCGGACGCCCTGCGCACGCTCACCGCCGTCGCGCTCGGGATGCCGTGGTGGAAGACGCTCGTCGTGCTGTTCCCGGCCAGCCTCTACGGCGAGGGCCTGCGGCGGGCCTTCCGGCAGTTCTCCGACGTCCCCGACCGGCTCACCGGCTGGCGGGGCCGCGCCGGACTGCTGGGCGTCGCGGCGGTCGCCCCGTTCCTCGTCGTCGTGGTGCTGGCCGCGGCACCCGTCGTCGGGCCGCTCTACGCCGAGGGCGGCTGGTCGCTCGTCCTCGGCGTGGTCATCGCCTTCCACGTGGTGTTCCTGACCGTCTCGCTCGCCCTCGTCGCGCTGTTCCGGTTCGTCGCGCCGGGCCGGCTCGGCTGGAAGGCGCTCCTGATCGGGGCGTTCGCCACCGGCTCGGTACTCGCCGGGTTCCTGCAGGGTTTCGTGGTCTTCCTGGCGATCCCGATCGAGTGGTCGGCGCCCTTCGGCGGCCTGCCGATCGTGGGTGCGGTGTCCGCGCTGGCGCTGTGGCTGTTCCTGCTGCACATCCTCGTGCTGTGCGGTTTCCGCGCCACGGTGGTGCTCGACCAGGCCCTCCTGCACCGGCGCACGGCGTCTGACGCACCCCCGCACGGGGAAACCCCGCCGTCATGA
- the pepE gene encoding dipeptidase PepE, whose translation MSGDVLLLSNSRPPGGAEPFTHAREVLDEHLGGRTVWFLPYAQADHDAYHAWVARALAPLDVRPLHREPDPAATAATADAVFVGGGNTFRLLHDVRRLGVLDALRGNDACRYTGSSAGTNLAQPTIRTTNDMPIVDPGGLDALHRVPFQVNPHYLDLDPTSTHQGETREERIREFHELNTVPVVGLREGAWLHRTGDTVTLGGNTARLFRRDEEPIELAPGTDVSWLLAPTTSS comes from the coding sequence GTGTCCGGCGACGTCCTGCTGCTGTCCAACTCCCGCCCGCCGGGCGGTGCGGAGCCGTTCACGCACGCCCGCGAGGTGCTGGACGAGCACCTCGGCGGGCGGACGGTCTGGTTCCTGCCCTACGCGCAGGCCGACCACGACGCCTACCACGCCTGGGTGGCCCGGGCCCTCGCGCCGCTGGACGTCCGCCCCCTGCACCGCGAGCCCGACCCGGCCGCCACGGCCGCGACCGCGGACGCCGTGTTCGTCGGGGGCGGCAACACGTTCCGCCTGCTCCACGACGTGCGCCGGCTCGGCGTCCTCGACGCCCTGCGCGGGAACGACGCCTGCCGCTACACCGGCAGCTCGGCCGGCACCAACCTCGCCCAGCCGACGATCAGGACGACGAACGACATGCCGATCGTCGACCCCGGTGGCCTCGACGCCCTGCACCGCGTGCCGTTCCAGGTGAACCCGCACTACCTCGACCTCGACCCCACGAGCACCCACCAGGGCGAGACCCGCGAGGAACGGATCCGGGAGTTCCACGAGCTGAACACCGTCCCCGTCGTCGGGCTGCGCGAAGGTGCCTGGCTGCACCGCACCGGCGACACGGTGACCCTCGGCGGGAACACCGCTCGTCTCTTCCGTCGCGACGAGGAGCCGATCGAGCTCGCACCGGGTACCGACGTCTCATGGCTCCTGGCCCCCACGACCTCCTCCTGA
- a CDS encoding FAD-binding and (Fe-S)-binding domain-containing protein: protein MTTAPIRPGADAEHSLLAQELAGAVRGSVRFDTATRAMWSADSSNYRHVPLGVVQPVDGDDVERAVEVTRRHGVPLLPLGARTSICGQSVNEAVVVDFSRHMRRVLEIDPSSGTARVQPGTVLDDLRDAGKPHGLTFGPDPSTHNRCTLGGMIGNNACGSHSVAWGKTVDNVRELDVLLADGTRMHVGGPMDDAAIDAAARRAGSEGRVYRDLKALRDRTADLVRTDTPDLTRRVSGYNVDQLLPEHGFDLAKALVGTEGTCVTILEATVDMVASPPVRALAVLGFSDAYAAADHVVPIRDHAPLTIEGMDVGVIGALRSARPDDRTHEALPRGKGWLYVETGGETRGEAHEKAEAIAKEMAWATVDSKVVSEPKAMRALWKIREDGSGIVTRGPGGVEAWPGWEDAAVQPAKFGSYLREFDDLLSKHGRTGAYYGHFGDGCVHVRIDFQLLTTAGLKNFRAFLEDAADLAVAHGGSLSGEHGDGQARAELLSRMYSPKMMEAFSDFKAAWDPDGRMNPHRVVDPPKIDSDIRVFIGQPTIPTRTQLDFIHDGDPETGFASATRRCIGVAKCITASGGVMCPSYRVTGEEKHSTRGRARLLFEMASGQTVPDGWQSQEVEDALDLCLSCKGCSRDCPVGVDMATYKTEFLAQHYAGRAKDRPRSHWSMGWLPAWLAITSKIPGAPRMANALAKRPALASIAKKAGGIAPQRSIPPFAPKPLRRLMDVKKHQARPDVGKRILLWTDSFTPAFDPELALDAIAVLEALGYRVELPQKTVCCGLTWVTTGQVSVARKVIERSLERIRPWLEDGVPIVGLEPSCTAALRGDSLKVLGRDHDLAQVASKSIRTFAEVLADHTDQLAELTDGAERKALVQIHCHQYAELGTDADRAVMAALGVQADVLDEGCCGLAGNFGFEDGHYEVSTACAERGLMPKVREAAADTTVLADGYSCRTQIRQLDSAGHEPTHLARLTAQALGLRA, encoded by the coding sequence ATGACCACCGCACCGATCCGCCCCGGCGCAGACGCGGAGCACTCCCTGCTCGCCCAGGAGCTCGCCGGAGCCGTCCGCGGATCGGTCCGCTTCGACACCGCGACGCGGGCGATGTGGTCCGCGGACTCGTCGAACTACCGGCACGTGCCGCTCGGAGTCGTCCAGCCCGTCGACGGCGACGACGTCGAGCGGGCCGTCGAGGTCACCCGGCGCCACGGGGTGCCGCTGCTCCCCCTCGGGGCCCGGACGAGCATCTGCGGCCAGTCGGTGAACGAGGCCGTCGTCGTGGACTTCTCCCGGCACATGCGCCGGGTGCTGGAGATCGACCCGTCGTCGGGAACGGCACGGGTGCAGCCCGGCACCGTGCTGGACGACCTGCGCGACGCCGGGAAGCCGCACGGGCTGACCTTCGGCCCGGACCCGTCGACCCACAACCGCTGCACGCTCGGCGGGATGATCGGCAACAACGCCTGCGGGTCGCACTCGGTGGCGTGGGGCAAGACCGTCGACAACGTCCGCGAGCTGGACGTCCTGCTCGCCGACGGCACGCGGATGCACGTCGGCGGCCCGATGGACGACGCCGCGATCGACGCCGCCGCCCGCCGGGCCGGCAGCGAGGGCCGGGTCTACCGCGACCTCAAGGCGCTCCGGGACCGGACGGCCGACCTCGTGCGCACCGACACCCCCGACCTGACCCGTCGCGTGAGCGGCTACAACGTCGACCAGCTGCTGCCCGAGCACGGCTTCGACCTCGCGAAGGCGCTGGTCGGGACCGAGGGCACCTGCGTGACGATCCTCGAGGCCACCGTCGACATGGTCGCGAGCCCGCCGGTCCGCGCGCTCGCCGTCCTCGGGTTCTCCGACGCCTACGCCGCCGCCGACCACGTCGTCCCGATCCGCGACCACGCGCCGCTGACGATCGAGGGCATGGACGTCGGCGTGATCGGCGCCCTGCGCTCCGCCCGGCCCGACGACCGCACCCACGAGGCGCTCCCCCGGGGCAAGGGCTGGCTCTACGTCGAGACCGGCGGCGAGACCCGCGGCGAGGCGCACGAGAAGGCCGAGGCCATCGCGAAGGAGATGGCCTGGGCGACGGTCGACTCCAAGGTCGTCAGCGAGCCGAAGGCCATGCGGGCGCTGTGGAAGATCCGCGAGGACGGGTCGGGCATCGTCACGCGCGGTCCCGGCGGCGTCGAGGCCTGGCCGGGCTGGGAGGACGCCGCCGTCCAGCCCGCGAAGTTCGGCTCCTACCTGCGCGAGTTCGACGACCTGCTGAGCAAGCACGGCCGGACCGGCGCCTACTACGGGCACTTCGGCGACGGCTGCGTGCACGTCCGGATCGACTTCCAGCTGCTCACGACGGCGGGTCTGAAGAACTTCCGGGCGTTCCTCGAGGACGCCGCCGACCTCGCCGTCGCGCACGGCGGGTCGCTCTCCGGCGAGCACGGCGACGGGCAGGCCCGCGCCGAGCTCCTCTCGCGGATGTACTCGCCGAAGATGATGGAGGCGTTCTCCGACTTCAAGGCGGCGTGGGACCCGGACGGGCGGATGAACCCGCACCGCGTGGTCGACCCGCCGAAGATCGACTCCGACATCCGGGTCTTCATCGGGCAGCCGACGATCCCGACCCGCACGCAGCTCGACTTCATCCACGACGGCGACCCGGAGACCGGTTTCGCGTCGGCGACCCGGCGCTGCATCGGCGTCGCGAAGTGCATCACCGCGAGCGGCGGCGTGATGTGCCCGAGCTACCGCGTCACCGGCGAGGAGAAGCACTCCACCCGGGGTCGCGCCCGCCTGCTGTTCGAGATGGCGTCCGGGCAGACCGTGCCCGACGGGTGGCAGTCCCAGGAGGTCGAGGACGCCCTCGACCTGTGCCTGAGCTGCAAGGGCTGCTCGCGGGACTGCCCGGTCGGCGTCGACATGGCGACCTACAAGACCGAGTTCCTCGCCCAGCACTACGCCGGGCGCGCGAAGGACCGGCCGCGCTCGCACTGGTCGATGGGCTGGCTGCCGGCGTGGCTCGCGATCACCTCGAAGATCCCGGGCGCCCCGCGGATGGCCAACGCGCTGGCGAAGCGCCCCGCCCTGGCGTCGATCGCGAAGAAGGCCGGCGGCATCGCCCCGCAGCGCTCGATCCCGCCGTTCGCGCCCAAGCCGCTGCGGCGGCTGATGGACGTGAAGAAGCACCAGGCGCGACCCGACGTCGGGAAGCGCATCCTGCTGTGGACCGACTCCTTCACCCCGGCCTTCGACCCGGAGCTCGCGCTCGACGCGATCGCGGTGCTCGAGGCGCTCGGGTACCGCGTGGAGCTGCCGCAGAAGACGGTGTGCTGCGGACTGACGTGGGTGACCACGGGACAGGTGTCGGTCGCGCGGAAGGTGATCGAGCGGTCGCTGGAGCGCATCCGGCCGTGGCTGGAGGACGGGGTGCCGATCGTGGGCCTGGAGCCCTCGTGCACCGCCGCGCTACGCGGTGACTCGCTCAAGGTGCTGGGGCGCGACCACGACCTCGCGCAGGTGGCGTCGAAGTCCATCCGGACGTTCGCCGAGGTGCTCGCGGACCACACCGACCAGCTCGCGGAGCTGACCGACGGGGCCGAGCGGAAGGCCCTCGTCCAGATCCACTGCCACCAGTACGCCGAGCTGGGCACCGACGCCGACCGCGCGGTGATGGCGGCGCTCGGGGTGCAGGCCGACGTGCTCGACGAGGGCTGCTGCGGCCTGGCCGGGAACTTCGGGTTCGAGGACGGGCACTACGAGGTCTCGACGGCGTGCGCGGAGCGCGGCCTGATGCCGAAGGTCCGGGAGGCGGCGGCGGACACCACCGTGCTCGCCGACGGCTACTCCTGCCGGACCCAGATCCGCCAGCTGGACAGCGCCGGGCACGAGCCGACCCACCTCGCGCGGCTCACGGCGCAGGCACTGGGGCTGCGTGCGTAG
- a CDS encoding amidohydrolase family protein, with protein sequence MAPGPHDLLLTNVLPRGHDTPVDVRVEDGKIAEVGPDLTAPAVETLDGGGRPVLPGLVEPHLHLDKALLGGGDGTLQGAVSATAEAKEHFTHDDVLARAEDVLRRALRHGTTLVRTPVDVDPTVGLTSLDALLELKERWAGVVELQVVAFPQEGIAARPGTDDLLVEALRRGADVIGGCSYAEDDVEGCREHVRRVFDLAARFDVDVDIHADFAAGPDDPRHTLATFVADVTAERGWGGRTTLGHVTTMAGLTTDTRRGITERLAGAGVGVVVLPPTDLYLQGRAAPVAELLDAGVATALSSNNVRNAFTPFGTVDMLDVTLLAAHTQPFGTTAGLDRLLDRVTAGAAAMLGTGGHDLAPGSRADLVVLDAPGADHHTALLDRVSRRLVVSGGRLVAETVTTATLQAP encoded by the coding sequence ATGGCTCCTGGCCCCCACGACCTCCTCCTGACGAACGTCCTCCCGCGCGGACACGACACCCCCGTCGACGTCCGCGTCGAGGACGGGAAGATCGCGGAGGTCGGGCCGGACCTGACCGCACCCGCCGTCGAGACCCTCGACGGCGGCGGCCGCCCCGTCCTGCCCGGGTTGGTCGAACCGCACCTGCACCTCGACAAGGCACTGCTCGGCGGCGGGGACGGCACGCTGCAGGGCGCGGTGAGCGCGACGGCGGAGGCCAAGGAGCACTTCACCCACGACGACGTGCTCGCCCGCGCCGAGGACGTCCTGCGGCGGGCGCTGCGCCACGGCACGACGCTCGTCCGCACGCCCGTCGACGTCGACCCCACCGTCGGCCTCACGAGCCTCGACGCCCTGCTCGAGCTGAAGGAGCGGTGGGCCGGGGTCGTCGAGCTGCAGGTCGTCGCCTTCCCGCAGGAGGGGATCGCCGCCCGCCCCGGCACCGACGACCTGCTCGTCGAGGCCCTGCGGCGCGGCGCCGACGTGATCGGCGGGTGCAGCTACGCCGAGGACGACGTCGAGGGCTGCCGCGAGCACGTGCGGCGGGTGTTCGATCTCGCGGCGCGCTTCGACGTCGACGTCGACATCCACGCCGACTTCGCGGCCGGACCGGACGACCCGCGGCACACCCTCGCGACCTTCGTCGCCGACGTCACCGCGGAGCGCGGCTGGGGCGGCCGGACGACGCTCGGGCACGTCACGACGATGGCCGGTCTCACCACCGACACCCGGCGGGGGATCACGGAGCGGCTGGCGGGGGCCGGGGTCGGTGTGGTGGTGCTCCCGCCGACCGACCTCTACCTGCAGGGACGGGCCGCACCGGTGGCCGAGCTGCTCGACGCCGGGGTGGCCACGGCGCTCTCCAGCAACAACGTCCGCAACGCCTTCACCCCGTTCGGCACCGTCGACATGCTCGACGTGACCCTGCTGGCCGCCCACACCCAGCCGTTCGGCACCACCGCGGGCCTCGACCGCCTGCTCGACCGCGTCACCGCCGGGGCGGCGGCCATGCTCGGGACCGGGGGCCACGACCTCGCGCCCGGCTCCCGCGCCGACCTCGTCGTCCTCGACGCCCCGGGCGCGGACCACCACACCGCCCTGCTCGACCGCGTGTCGCGACGCCTCGTGGTCAGCGGCGGACGCCTCGTGGCGGAGACCGTGACGACGGCGACCCTGCAGGCGCCCTGA
- a CDS encoding phytoene desaturase family protein produces the protein MSSVVVVGAGLGGLATAARLAAAGHDVEVYERADVVGGKLGLVERDGFTFDTGPSLLTLPGLLEDLFTTTGGPAGPAGLAVEPVDPACDYTFADGTRLTLPHDPAAVPAAFDAAFGAGAGAAWSRLHARSRHLWELVGEQVLRRPLTLPALLRMSASPSGLRAVAPWRTIRGLARRAFADPRMRTWLERYATYSGSDPRRTPAVLSVTSFVEQEFGAWYVPGGLRRIVDTLAERCRTLGVAVHLSSPVQEVLVESGRVVGVRVAGQERRADAVVCNADAAVLHEQLLARGTASRARRRLRRIPPSSAGFVLLLGLSGREAPAAHRVFFPADYAAEFDAVFGRRPRPVEDPTVYVHAPDDPALRPDDDSEGWFVLVNAPVHDPARGVDWDAPGLREAYADRILDVLAARGVDVRPRLRFVEVLTPADLERRTGSPGGAIYGTASHGPRAALKRPSNAGPLPGLHLVGGSAHPGGGIPLVLMSAEIVAGLIGPATAGPAGPAATAAPVGTPQGSSDGSPRRAAPAPPAPAPPTSSGTSSPSSTPVPAPPAGPRPPAPGGRRR, from the coding sequence GTGAGTTCCGTGGTGGTCGTCGGGGCCGGACTGGGCGGGCTCGCGACGGCGGCCCGGCTCGCCGCCGCCGGGCACGACGTCGAGGTGTACGAGCGGGCCGACGTCGTCGGCGGCAAGCTCGGGCTCGTCGAGCGGGACGGCTTCACCTTCGACACCGGGCCGTCCCTGCTGACCCTGCCGGGGCTGCTCGAGGACCTGTTCACGACGACGGGCGGCCCCGCCGGTCCTGCCGGTCTCGCGGTCGAGCCGGTCGACCCGGCCTGCGACTACACCTTCGCCGACGGCACCCGCCTGACCCTGCCGCACGACCCGGCGGCGGTCCCGGCCGCGTTCGACGCCGCGTTCGGCGCGGGTGCGGGTGCGGCGTGGTCACGGCTGCACGCGCGCTCGCGGCACCTGTGGGAGCTCGTCGGCGAGCAGGTCCTGCGCCGCCCGCTCACGCTGCCCGCGCTGCTGCGGATGAGCGCCAGCCCGAGCGGCCTGCGGGCCGTCGCGCCGTGGCGCACGATCCGCGGGCTCGCCCGCCGGGCGTTCGCCGACCCGCGGATGCGCACGTGGCTGGAGCGGTACGCCACCTACTCCGGCTCCGACCCGCGCCGCACCCCGGCCGTCCTGTCGGTGACGTCGTTCGTCGAGCAGGAGTTCGGGGCCTGGTACGTGCCGGGCGGCCTGCGGCGGATCGTCGACACGCTGGCGGAGCGTTGCCGCACCCTCGGTGTGGCGGTGCACCTGTCGTCGCCGGTGCAGGAGGTGCTCGTCGAGTCCGGCCGCGTCGTCGGGGTGCGGGTGGCCGGACAGGAGCGGCGGGCGGACGCGGTGGTCTGCAACGCGGACGCCGCGGTGCTCCACGAGCAGCTGCTGGCCCGCGGGACGGCCTCCCGGGCCCGCCGCCGGCTGCGCCGCATCCCGCCGTCCAGCGCCGGGTTCGTGCTGCTCCTCGGGCTGTCGGGCCGGGAGGCGCCCGCCGCGCACCGGGTGTTCTTCCCCGCCGACTACGCCGCCGAGTTCGACGCCGTGTTCGGTCGGCGACCCCGTCCGGTCGAGGACCCGACCGTCTACGTGCACGCCCCCGACGACCCGGCACTGCGCCCCGACGACGACTCCGAGGGCTGGTTCGTGCTGGTCAACGCCCCGGTGCACGACCCGGCCCGCGGGGTCGACTGGGACGCCCCGGGGCTGCGCGAGGCGTACGCGGACCGGATCCTCGACGTGCTCGCCGCCCGCGGCGTCGACGTCCGGCCGCGCCTGCGGTTCGTGGAGGTGCTCACGCCCGCGGACCTCGAACGCCGGACCGGCTCGCCCGGCGGGGCCATCTACGGCACCGCCTCGCACGGCCCGCGCGCCGCGCTGAAGCGCCCGTCGAACGCCGGGCCGCTACCGGGTCTCCACCTCGTCGGTGGGTCGGCCCATCCCGGTGGCGGCATCCCGCTCGTGCTGATGTCGGCCGAGATCGTCGCGGGGCTCATCGGCCCGGCGACGGCAGGTCCGGCAGGTCCGGCGGCAACGGCGGCTCCGGTGGGAACGCCGCAGGGATCGTCCGACGGATCCCCACGCCGAGCTGCACCAGCCCCACCAGCGCCAGCACCGCCCACGTCGTCAGGAACGTCGTCCCCCAGCTCCACCCCGGTCCCGGCACCGCCGGCAGGACCGCGGCCCCCAGCGCCGGGAGGGCGACGACGATGA
- a CDS encoding NADPH:quinone reductase, producing MKAAVYRKTGSAADVLHVEDVDVPDPGAGQVRVRITRSAINPTDWKTRAGLTGGEPQDFQIPHQDGAGVIDAVGEGVEGREVGQRVWIHLGAFGNRYGTAAEFSLLPAERAVPLPDDASDELGACLGVPAVTAAHCLGGDPSALAGKTVLVAGGAGAVGHFAIGLAKYAGARVVSTVSSEAKGERARAAGADLVVNYREDGAAEKIRAFAERVDRIVEVALGANLDLDLAVSDNTTIAVYANEPNDPTVPVRRLMVTNTAIHFVLLYNITAADLAADVAWVRGAVASGALIPLEVTTFPLDDVVAAQEAVENGAVGKVMLVP from the coding sequence ATGAAGGCAGCCGTGTACCGCAAGACCGGGTCCGCCGCGGACGTCCTGCACGTCGAGGACGTCGACGTCCCCGACCCGGGGGCCGGCCAGGTCCGCGTCCGGATCACCCGCTCCGCGATCAACCCCACCGACTGGAAGACCCGTGCGGGACTGACCGGCGGCGAGCCGCAGGACTTCCAGATCCCGCACCAGGACGGGGCCGGCGTGATCGACGCCGTCGGCGAGGGTGTGGAGGGCCGCGAGGTCGGCCAGCGGGTGTGGATCCACCTCGGGGCGTTCGGCAACCGCTACGGGACCGCCGCGGAGTTCAGCCTGCTCCCGGCCGAGCGCGCGGTGCCGCTGCCCGACGACGCCTCGGACGAGCTCGGGGCCTGTCTCGGGGTCCCAGCGGTCACCGCGGCGCACTGCCTCGGCGGCGACCCGTCGGCGCTGGCGGGGAAGACGGTCCTGGTCGCGGGCGGTGCCGGTGCCGTCGGGCACTTCGCGATCGGGCTGGCCAAGTACGCCGGCGCGCGGGTGGTCTCCACCGTCAGTTCCGAGGCCAAGGGCGAGCGGGCCCGCGCGGCCGGGGCGGACCTCGTCGTGAACTACCGGGAGGACGGGGCGGCCGAGAAGATCCGCGCCTTCGCCGAGCGCGTCGACCGCATCGTCGAGGTCGCCCTGGGCGCGAACCTCGACCTGGACCTCGCCGTCAGCGACAACACGACGATCGCGGTCTACGCCAACGAGCCGAACGACCCGACCGTCCCGGTGCGCCGGCTGATGGTCACCAACACCGCGATCCACTTCGTGCTGCTCTACAACATCACCGCCGCGGATCTGGCCGCCGACGTCGCCTGGGTACGGGGTGCGGTGGCCTCCGGGGCCCTCATTCCGCTCGAGGTGACGACCTTTCCGCTCGACGACGTCGTCGCAGCTCAGGAGGCGGTGGAGAACGGCGCGGTCGGGAAGGTCATGCTTGTCCCCTGA
- a CDS encoding GMC oxidoreductase, whose product MRDHHHDVLVIGSGFGGSVSALRLTEKGYRVGVLEAGRRFSPETLPSTSWDVRNFLWAPALGCYGIQRIHVLRDVVVLAGAGVGGGSLNYANTLYQPSSEAFYRDPQWASITDWRAELDPFYEQAQRMLGVVTQPTVTPSDEVMRQVAREWGREDTVTPTQVGVYFGEGPGVTVPDPFFGGAGPDRTGCIECGECMTGCRHGAKNTLDRNYLGLAERAGALVYPETTVLSVRPRPDGGWEVVTRPTRKGRRRRTVYTADQVIFSAGTWGTQSLLHRLRDTGVLPSISARLGHLTRTNSEALVGAMSRRASERGGPRDFTQGVAITSSWHPDPDTHIEPCRYGYGSNAMGLLTTLMTDGGGRVPRGLKILGQAVRHPGRFARSFDKRRWSERTVIALVMQSLDNSITVRRRFGRLVSRQGHGTPNPTWIPAANATTRRMAEIIDGDPGGTWGEAVNMPMTAHFIGGCAIGSSPADGVIDAYQRLYGYEGLHVVDGSALSANLGVNPSLTITAQAERAMSFWPNKGETDPRPPLGAGYERLEPVAPVHPVVPADAPGALRTVTLPVPTVPPRVPVAGS is encoded by the coding sequence GTGCGCGACCACCACCACGACGTCCTGGTCATCGGCTCCGGCTTCGGCGGCAGCGTCTCCGCGCTGCGTCTGACCGAGAAGGGGTACCGGGTCGGGGTGCTCGAGGCGGGGCGGCGGTTCAGCCCGGAGACGCTGCCCTCCACGTCCTGGGACGTCCGCAACTTCCTCTGGGCCCCGGCGCTCGGCTGCTACGGCATCCAGCGGATCCACGTGCTGCGCGACGTCGTCGTGCTCGCGGGGGCCGGTGTCGGCGGCGGCTCGCTGAACTACGCGAACACGCTCTACCAGCCGTCGTCCGAGGCGTTCTACCGCGACCCGCAGTGGGCCTCGATCACCGACTGGCGCGCCGAGCTCGACCCGTTCTACGAGCAGGCCCAGCGCATGCTCGGCGTCGTCACGCAGCCGACCGTGACCCCGTCGGACGAGGTCATGCGCCAGGTCGCACGCGAGTGGGGCCGCGAGGACACCGTCACCCCGACGCAGGTGGGCGTGTACTTCGGCGAGGGCCCGGGCGTCACGGTGCCCGACCCGTTCTTCGGCGGCGCGGGACCCGACCGCACCGGCTGCATCGAGTGCGGCGAGTGCATGACCGGCTGCCGCCACGGCGCGAAGAACACCCTCGACCGGAACTACCTCGGTCTCGCCGAGCGGGCCGGGGCGCTCGTGTACCCGGAGACGACGGTGCTCTCGGTGCGTCCGCGTCCTGACGGGGGGTGGGAGGTGGTCACGCGGCCGACGCGGAAGGGCCGGCGGCGCCGGACGGTCTACACGGCCGACCAGGTGATCTTCTCGGCCGGGACCTGGGGCACGCAGTCGCTGCTGCACCGCCTGCGCGACACGGGCGTGCTGCCGAGCATCTCCGCGCGGCTCGGACACCTGACCCGCACGAACTCCGAGGCCCTCGTCGGCGCGATGTCCCGCCGCGCCTCCGAGCGGGGCGGCCCCCGCGACTTCACCCAGGGCGTCGCGATCACCTCGTCGTGGCACCCGGACCCCGACACCCACATCGAGCCCTGCCGCTACGGCTACGGCTCGAACGCGATGGGCCTGCTCACCACGCTCATGACCGACGGCGGCGGCCGCGTCCCGCGCGGGCTGAAGATCCTCGGTCAGGCCGTGCGCCACCCCGGACGGTTCGCGCGGTCCTTCGACAAGCGCCGCTGGTCGGAGCGCACCGTCATCGCGCTCGTGATGCAGTCGCTCGACAACTCGATCACCGTCCGCCGCCGCTTCGGCCGCCTGGTCTCCCGTCAGGGCCACGGCACCCCGAACCCGACGTGGATCCCCGCGGCGAACGCCACCACCCGGCGGATGGCCGAGATCATCGACGGCGACCCGGGCGGCACCTGGGGCGAGGCCGTGAACATGCCGATGACCGCCCACTTCATCGGCGGCTGCGCGATCGGCAGCTCGCCCGCGGACGGCGTCATCGACGCCTACCAGCGGCTGTACGGGTACGAGGGCCTGCACGTCGTGGACGGCTCGGCGCTCTCGGCCAACCTCGGCGTCAACCCGTCGCTCACGATCACCGCGCAGGCCGAGCGCGCCATGTCGTTCTGGCCGAACAAGGGCGAGACCGACCCGCGCCCGCCGCTCGGTGCGGGGTACGAGCGGCTGGAGCCGGTCGCCCCGGTGCACCCGGTCGTGCCGGCCGACGCCCCGGGTGCCCTGCGCACCGTCACGCTGCCCGTCCCGACTGTGCCGCCGCGCGTCCCGGTCGCGGGTTCCTGA